The following proteins come from a genomic window of Girardinichthys multiradiatus isolate DD_20200921_A chromosome 8, DD_fGirMul_XY1, whole genome shotgun sequence:
- the taf1c gene encoding TATA box-binding protein-associated factor RNA polymerase I subunit C — protein sequence MDYQFPEKLFPTFYNCGPPNLVLKHSAGGWGSYEGVLGQGGAGPLSSWTFTSRRQVQGQLWCQTEPVPVPLLSPRKAFQGYLKPPDPLDFLSHMQNFFMDNGPDAFMCMSEILGDNIYFKKAKTKEKYRKGSVNVWKTKCYVDLLYKYNMCPMTYQSMSLNKYCSLMSDVIHDIPPELLGSLLHEELTEQRDHVQFNEGATGGALAFVPFSQSEGCLLYPGGLGMNNLNFHKVALEFSCEGSSCVDASSSEPVSFQLKAPIRQISCSSLFSDCCVAVRSDYLCGVWRFSERNEPCLLQVVNTKAAATCVSVSPHILGEVLVASESGAANLWTVGRGMQKVRVEESNLYFNAKSSWRWCEFSAHPRVMLYADRTGAELSDFRVKAGSSPGHTLFRISSTSDCKSGERLLMCRYLGDVHSFHHLITTQHSAYIIDERFPCIPMLKWDHMMQAPPVFCHVASGSAASGQAAGGTSKVLLGSQSSQEITLLQYSGGRVEACSSQGSPQALHRPTDSLRHLLVQIPHRHQTAANRLASPAAGLTCFQKKAGAGECMCVLQLTEAGDIFYQILEHRLLSKEKSGAAVTGIDPQPLTETETSEQLPARVQLLVSDTSSDEDVVMPTQALAARTVVPETPERKICSDSSLEESEDRRRVWKRLQVFVNEETGLDQESRPDAGVRDGSKQEVEEEEDQSSCRETPLTISKTTLHTWKLWLQKLMQTTQEKKPHSQGLQHFTVQTNGLLHVSRGDSGGKLEEKLKQDLKRCMSRRSLLLNSSATVAVPDLVPVPTLVNTEAWTDELSDRLTISWQGEEGWRAWWQDQLGMNKKTKMEVLRRRRRREKEARRAAGRHFDFSGSFTTSVSYQTDLDDFSMSGWSSAASQGPWSDTEGGGQLSNQATFLENQGASLPSVVQTESLGSIPTTTPQRGTPNRPRTLPPTQPKTPETPTANQRRRSRRLRSLCETQGELSQSNVPPLHPTASSASQLCASQSASLRPTFTSLGSSQFPTTSRASQSQRGPSQSSQPKKKKSRMGF from the exons ATGGATTATCAGTTTCCTGAGAAACTTTTCCCCACGTTTTACAACTGCGGACCGCCGAACCTGGTCCTGAAACACAGCGCCGGAGGATGGGGCTCCTATGAGGGAGTTTTAGGCCAG GGCGGCGCCGGCCCTCTCTCCAGCTGGACATTTACGTCCAGACGGCAGGTTCAAGGACAGTTATGGTGTCAGACGGAGCCAGTACCAGTTCCCCTGCTGTCTCCCAGAAAAG CTTTTCAGGGATATTTGAAGCCTCCAGATCCGTTGGACTTCTTATCACAC ATGCAGAACTTCTTCATGGATAACGGCCCTGATGCCTTCATGTGCATGAGTGAGATCCTGGGGGATAACATCTACTTTAAGAAAGCAAAGACAAAGGAA aAATATCGAAAGGGTTCGGTCAACGTGTGGAAGACGAAGTGCTACGTCGATCTGCTGTATAAGTATAACAT GTGTCCCATGACGTATCAGTCCATGTCTCTCAACAAGTACTGCAGCCTGATGTCGGACGTCATCCACGACATTCCTCCGGAGCTGCTCGGCTCCTTGCTGCACGAGGAGCTGACGGAGCAGAGGGACCACGTGCAGTTCAACGAGGGAGCCACCGGAGGCGCTCTGGCCTTCGTCCCTTTCTCCCAGAGCGAGGGCTGCCTGCTGTATCCCGGAGGCCTGGGAATGAACAACCTTA ACTTCCACAAAGTGGCGCTGGAGTTCTCCTGTGAGGGCTCCTCCTGCGTAGACGCCAGCAGCAGTGAGCCGGTGAGCTTCCAGCTGAAGGCTCCCATCCGACAGATCAGCTGCAGCTCCCTCTTCAGTGACT GCTGTGTCGCCGTGCGGTCGGATTACCTCTGCGGGGTCTGGAGGTTTAGTGAAAGAAACGAACCGTGCCTGCTGCAGGTGGTCAACACCAAAGCTGCTGCGACCTGTGTCAGCGTCAG TCCTCATATTTTAGGTGAAGTTCTGGTGGCGAGTGAGAGCGGAGCGGCAAACCTGTGGACAGTTGGGAGAGG GATGCAGAAGGTTCGAGTGGAGGAGAGCAACTTGTACTTCAACGCCAAGTCGTCATGGAGATGGTGCGAGTTCTCAGCCCACCCTAGAGTGATGCTCTACGCAGACAGGACTGGGGCGGAGCTCTCAGATTTCAGAGTGAAG GCAGGATCGAGCCCGGGTCACACTCTGTTTCGGATCAGCAGCACCTCAGATTGTAAGAGTGGAGAGAGACTCCTCATGTGCCGGTACCTGGGGGACGTGCACTCCTTTCATCACCTCATCACCACACAG CACTCGGCCTACATCATTGACGAGCGCTTCCCATGCATACCCATGCTCAAGTGGGATCACATGATGCAGGCCCCACCCGTGTTCTGTCACGTCGCTTCGGGCTCAGCCGCCTCGGGCCAGGCGGCGGGAGGAACCTCTAAGGTTCTTCTCGGATCACAGTCTTCTCAGGAGATCACTCTGCTTCAGTACTCAG GAGGTCGAGTGGAGGCCTGCTCCAGCCAAGGTTCTCCTCAGGCTCTCCACAGACCCACAGACAGTCTGAGACACCTCCTGGTCCAGATCCCACACCGGCACCAAACTGCAGCCAACAGACTGGCTTCGCCTGCTGCAG GTTTGACGTGTTTCCAGAAGAAAGCCGGTGCTGGGGAGTGTATGTGTGTCCTCCAGCTGACGGAGGCGGGAGACATTTTCTATCAGATCCTGGAGCATCGCCTGCTGAGCAAGGAAAAATCTGGAGCCGCCGTGACAGGAATTGATCCCCAACCACTAACGGAGACGGAAACATCAGAGCAGCTTCCAGCACGTGTCCAGCTGCTGGTCTCTGACACGTCGAGCGACGAGGATGTCGTCATGCCGACTCAGGCTCTGGCTGCTCGGACGGTTGTTCCGGAAACACCCGAGAGGAAGATTTGTTCAGATTCTTCTTTGGAGGAGTCGGAAGACCGACGTCGAGTTTGGAAACGGCTTCAGGTTTTTGTCAACGAGGAAACAGGCTTGGATCAGGAGAGCCGGCCAGATGCAGGGGTTAGGGATGGGAGTAAGCAGGAAGTTGAGGAGGAAGAAGATCAGAGCTCCTGCAGGGAGACTCCACTAACTATTAGCAAAACAACTCTCCACACCTGGAAACTTTGGCTGCAGAAACTCATGCAGACGACCCAGGAAAAGAAACCTCACAGTCAAGGTTTGCAGCATTTCACGGTCCAAACCAATGGTCTGCTGCACGTATCCAGAGGGGATTCAGGAGGTAAACTGGAAGAGAAGCTGAAGCAGGATCTGAAGCGGTGCATGTCGAGGCGATCGCTGCTGCTTAACAGCTCCGCTACCGTCGCAGTCCCGGATCTGGTCCCCGTTCCCACACTGGTGAACACTGAGGCCTGGACGGACGAGCTCAGTGACCGACTGACTATCTCATGGCAGGGAGAAGAGGGGTGGCGGGCGTGGTGGCAGGATCAGCTGGGGATGAACAAGAAGACGAAGATGGAGgttctgaggaggaggaggaggagggaaaaGGAGGCCCGGAGAGCCGCGGGCCGTCACTTCGACTTTAGCGGTAGCTTCACGACATCTGTCAGCTACCAGACGGACCTGGATGACTTCTCCATGTCGGGGTGGTCATCGGCAGCGAGTCAGGGACCCTGGTCGGACACAGAAGGTGGAGGGCAGCTGTCCAATCAGGCAACTTTTCTGGAGAATCAAGGAGCCTCACTACCTTCTGTGGTCCAAACTGAGTCTCTAGGTTCCATCCCGACCACCACACCTCAGAGAGGGACCCCCAACAGGCCCCGGACCCTCCCCCCAACCCAACCAAAAACTCCTGAGACCCCAACAGCCAatcagaggaggaggagcagaagGCTGAGATCTCTGTGCGAAACGCAG GGTGAGCTGTCGCAAAGCAACGTTCCACCTCTTCATCCCACCGCCTCCTCTGCCTCTCAGCTCTGCGCCTCCCAGTCCGCCTCCCTCAGACCGACCTTCACGTCGTTGGGCTCCTCTCAGTTTCCGACCACTTCCAGGGCTTCACAGAGCCAGCGTGGGCCGTCGCAGTCATCCCAACCCAAGAAGAAGAAATCTCGGATGGGATTCTGA